The Candidatus Saccharibacteria bacterium oral taxon 488 genome has a segment encoding these proteins:
- a CDS encoding UvrD-helicase domain-containing protein: protein MTKLNNLGELLIRRMTDSEKRLIVELLPLFEANNIAEAGILFTENYPCNGYSDSFDRWYSMQIWKKYRGSVEQKLRQYDFTGTEKTLSELNVSKLHWASFWFDQRLQHYKEELLNEWKPSIEGRLQLYDFASAENILLKLGLTDMNWSKKRLHYYREKHLTELKSLIEKKLRQYNFTEAEGILSRSDLIDVTWFEQRLQYYKKKQFNELKVLIEDKLCQYDFIGADKISNALDRQSYETIKAKYVKQWFEKHVSEDGRSYVLDEQQVIAVLNDNKNTIVTARAGSGKTRTLVAKVVYLAAKYNIKPDELLVFVFNKKASDEINERLEKITVDGKQIFYNPEIATTFHAFARRIVYSICGENEKYGKILAEEKAYFIQAVIKTIPKRKVYQLFRSECFQIKRDKFASEQEYFEALRNSKYETLDGKVVKSEAEKIISDYLFEHGVAYYYENEYYLNSAYSICQKANRNRLYELKNKFKQESIKPDFYLKDYDIPWEHWAINGDESLSKIADINKCGIIGDYDEYKAKMIWKRWFYQKSWIDNGKPAGKYALQIKNMRPLIETTRNFENREEFEAKIEKILQEHGINKPKLPEEELIKKVWNSQVKRFSKMIMQFIDRAQQQFFDDILELRQRVEYFNGDDRTKVFLEIGLRCYFDYHNYLAGKLPKEKLITKITRNNKEGILDFRQYGIDFNLLLKRAIYIVNGGEHEDVESLLSLKKYILVDEYQDFSKLFLKMILSVRDVCPESKLFVVGDDWQAINRFAGSDTEYFKRFTDYFPEDSRKLEITTNYRCDRRIVENARTFMRNSLGENGNFSANSGYNGEVVLIDPTKTYIDYRDDKDNVYKKAMMVSEERDPSKAAVQYIKTVAEIIKGNKDKQKILLLHRNNDTSFWFIDLLAFYNRLCSAVVEKKFMHEDEFKEKVEILTMHRAKGLEADVVIILEADDGIIPMYHQDTHLFEIFGETEQIVLDDQKKLFYVAITRAKEKLYILHNSSEYNKNGFVEFCKSY, encoded by the coding sequence ATGACTAAACTCAATAATTTAGGCGAATTATTGATAAGAAGAATGACTGACAGCGAAAAGAGGCTGATAGTCGAGCTATTACCATTGTTTGAAGCCAATAATATAGCTGAGGCTGGCATACTCTTTACGGAAAATTATCCCTGTAATGGATATAGCGACAGTTTTGACAGGTGGTACAGTATGCAGATTTGGAAGAAGTATCGAGGGTCGGTCGAGCAAAAGTTAAGACAGTATGATTTTACTGGTACAGAAAAGACACTATCAGAGCTTAACGTAAGTAAGTTGCATTGGGCTTCGTTTTGGTTTGATCAAAGACTACAACATTATAAAGAAGAATTACTTAATGAATGGAAACCGTCGATTGAGGGGCGGTTGCAGCTATATGATTTTGCTAGTGCAGAGAATATACTACTAAAGCTTGGTCTAACTGACATGAACTGGTCTAAAAAAAGACTGCATTACTACAGAGAAAAACATCTTACTGAGTTGAAATCATTGATTGAGAAGAAGCTTCGGCAATACAATTTTACTGAAGCAGAGGGTATTTTATCGAGGTCTGATCTGATTGATGTAACCTGGTTTGAACAAAGACTACAATACTATAAGAAAAAACAATTCAACGAATTGAAAGTGTTGATTGAAGATAAATTATGTCAATATGATTTCATCGGTGCGGATAAAATATCTAATGCGCTAGATAGACAAAGTTATGAGACTATAAAAGCAAAATACGTAAAGCAATGGTTTGAGAAGCACGTTTCTGAAGATGGCAGGTCTTATGTGCTTGATGAACAACAAGTGATTGCGGTGCTGAATGATAATAAAAATACTATCGTGACTGCTCGCGCTGGTTCAGGCAAGACGCGTACCTTGGTTGCCAAAGTCGTTTATTTGGCTGCAAAATATAATATTAAACCTGACGAGTTGTTGGTTTTCGTCTTTAACAAGAAAGCTAGCGACGAGATCAATGAGCGGTTAGAAAAAATTACAGTTGACGGCAAGCAAATTTTTTATAATCCAGAGATTGCAACGACATTTCATGCCTTTGCACGCAGAATCGTCTATTCAATTTGCGGTGAAAATGAAAAATACGGTAAGATTTTAGCAGAAGAAAAAGCATATTTTATTCAGGCGGTTATTAAGACTATACCGAAGCGTAAAGTTTATCAGTTATTTCGCAGTGAGTGTTTTCAGATCAAGCGCGATAAATTCGCTAGCGAGCAAGAATATTTTGAGGCACTGCGCAATTCAAAGTATGAAACGCTTGATGGCAAGGTTGTAAAGTCGGAAGCTGAAAAAATTATTAGCGATTACCTGTTTGAGCATGGTGTTGCATATTACTATGAGAATGAATATTATCTAAACAGCGCATATAGCATCTGTCAAAAGGCTAACCGAAATAGATTATATGAATTGAAAAATAAGTTCAAACAAGAGTCGATTAAGCCAGATTTTTACCTAAAAGATTATGATATTCCGTGGGAACATTGGGCGATAAACGGCGATGAATCCTTGAGCAAAATTGCTGATATAAATAAATGCGGCATTATTGGCGACTACGATGAATATAAAGCAAAAATGATTTGGAAAAGGTGGTTTTATCAAAAATCCTGGATTGATAATGGTAAACCAGCAGGAAAATACGCCTTACAGATAAAAAATATGAGACCATTGATTGAGACAACGAGAAATTTTGAGAATCGAGAGGAATTTGAAGCAAAGATTGAAAAAATCCTGCAAGAGCACGGCATTAATAAACCAAAATTACCAGAAGAAGAACTAATTAAAAAAGTCTGGAATAGTCAAGTCAAGCGATTTTCCAAAATGATTATGCAATTTATTGATCGGGCGCAGCAGCAGTTTTTTGACGATATCTTAGAATTGAGGCAAAGAGTGGAGTATTTTAATGGCGATGACAGAACAAAGGTGTTTTTGGAAATTGGTCTACGGTGTTATTTTGACTACCATAATTATTTAGCAGGAAAACTGCCGAAAGAAAAACTTATTACTAAAATTACCCGTAATAACAAAGAGGGGATTTTAGACTTTAGGCAGTACGGTATAGATTTTAACTTACTGCTTAAAAGAGCTATTTATATTGTCAATGGAGGCGAGCATGAAGACGTGGAGAGCCTGCTTAGCCTAAAGAAATATATTTTAGTAGACGAGTATCAGGATTTTTCCAAGCTATTTTTGAAGATGATTCTTTCGGTAAGGGATGTTTGCCCCGAGTCGAAGCTGTTTGTGGTTGGCGATGATTGGCAGGCGATTAACCGATTCGCAGGCTCGGATACGGAGTATTTTAAGAGATTTACCGATTATTTTCCGGAAGATAGCCGCAAGTTGGAAATTACAACGAACTATAGATGTGATAGAAGGATTGTTGAAAACGCCAGAACTTTTATGAGAAATAGTTTGGGCGAGAACGGTAATTTTAGTGCTAATAGCGGATATAATGGCGAAGTAGTACTAATTGACCCAACTAAAACATATATTGATTATAGGGATGATAAGGACAATGTTTATAAAAAAGCAATGATGGTGTCGGAAGAGCGAGATCCGTCAAAAGCAGCAGTGCAGTATATTAAAACAGTAGCAGAAATCATCAAGGGTAACAAAGATAAACAAAAAATTCTGCTTTTACACCGCAATAATGACACATCTTTTTGGTTTATAGATTTGCTAGCGTTTTATAATCGGCTTTGTTCAGCAGTGGTTGAAAAAAAGTTTATGCACGAAGACGAGTTTAAGGAGAAGGT
- a CDS encoding tetratricopeptide repeat protein gives MSGLLVILLVMVWAVWYQPSVGEAQNLPVKLSEKLDKLWAIAQESLRENKYLRAEKALLTILRVDEKNATAYNRLGILYAKQRAYKDAIECFEIAQSLEPSASSLHNVGLIYYETQDYVKAALAFEQALDMEASHAARHIAYAKVQEKLGNTKKMLAALEKAAELEPTPHTLNTLAQAYDSAKQPEQAAKLRERATAMLTPDKPATVPRRSQHPAHPQQPRQPRQPSRKVIM, from the coding sequence ATGTCTGGATTATTAGTTATCCTGCTGGTTATGGTATGGGCAGTTTGGTATCAGCCGTCAGTCGGCGAAGCACAAAACTTACCAGTTAAATTGTCAGAGAAACTTGACAAGCTCTGGGCTATCGCTCAAGAGTCGCTGCGTGAAAACAAGTATCTGCGTGCCGAGAAAGCACTCCTAACCATCCTGCGCGTCGATGAAAAGAACGCCACGGCCTACAATCGCCTGGGGATTTTGTATGCCAAGCAGCGTGCCTACAAGGACGCCATCGAGTGCTTTGAAATCGCCCAGAGCCTCGAGCCGAGCGCCTCGAGCCTGCACAATGTCGGCCTCATTTACTACGAGACTCAAGATTATGTCAAGGCGGCGCTGGCGTTTGAGCAGGCGCTTGATATGGAGGCCAGTCATGCCGCCCGGCACATCGCCTACGCCAAGGTCCAGGAGAAATTAGGTAATACGAAGAAGATGCTGGCGGCGCTAGAAAAGGCCGCTGAGCTCGAACCGACGCCGCACACGCTGAACACGCTTGCTCAAGCCTACGACAGCGCCAAGCAGCCCGAACAGGCCGCCAAACTTCGTGAGCGCGCCACGGCCATGCTCACGCCCGACAAGCCAGCCACCGTCCCGCGCCGTTCACAGCACCCAGCTCACCCCCAGCAGCCACGCCAGCCGCGACAACCATCACGAAAAGTGATCATGTAG